One candidate division KSB1 bacterium genomic window, AGGCTACCGTGCGCGTGGAAGGGCCGATCAACGATCCCGGTGTTTACCAATTGGCCGAAAATGAAACAGTGCAGAGTTTCTTACTGAGAGTTGATGCTTACAACCGGCACGCGGACCTGACCAACGCTTACCTACAAAGACAAACGGTTTCTAATGGTGTTTCGGAAACCATTCCGATTTTCCCATATCTGGCAAACCAGGGAAACGGGCATGCGGAATTGTATCTGCAGGATGGCGATGTCATTATGGTTCCGAAAAGAAACGAGGAGGTTTATGTCATCGGCGCGGTTAGAAACGCCGGGCCTTATGCCTATTATCCAAATCTCACTGCCATCGATTATATTGGCTTTGCCGGCGCCTCTGAAAGAGCAGTGAAGCCGTCAAAGGTGCAGCTAATCCGCATTAACTCTGAGAAACCTTTAAAGGCGAAAGGTTTAATCATTGAGCCGGGTGATACGGTTTATGTTCCACAAAGATCTGAGTTTGGTCTCAGAGAGATTACCTCGCTCATCGTGACAGTTACCAATGTGCTGTTGACGATGAAAGCGTTAGATCTGCTTTAATGCTTCTCGTTCGCCAAGAATCAGTTCGGTCCTCAATTCAAAATCAACCCTCTTAACTATCCCTGATGCTCTCAAGAGTACGAAACGTTTTCGTTATCTCGGCCCTCGGCGTTCTGGGAGGAATACTCAAGAATATCCTGCTTGCCCGCGAACTAACAAAGGAAGAACTTGGCATCTATTCTTTACTAATGACAATAGTTGGCTTTGTCTACCCCCTAACGCTTTTAGGTCAGCATAATGCCATTGTACGTTTTATGGCAGATAAAGACTTTTCCGACTACAACTGGCCTAAAAAAAATCTGCAGCTGCTTTTAGTGAGTTTCTGTCTAACCGTCTTGGCTGTCGGTATCTTCAGAATGACATATGACCTGAAATTTCTGGCAATGACTTTTTTGCTTCTTGCCACACTAGGAACCGTAGGAACCGATGTTTATGCCAGTATCTATCGAGCTCAAGGTAAATATGAAATTTCGATGGTAATTTTCCGCATTCTCAATCTTTTACTGCCTCTAGCCATTTTCTTGCTTTTAATCCTTAAAATGGTTACACTTAGTAACATATTAATTCTGTTTTCGATATTGTATGCTCTTGTTCCACTTGTAATGGTAAACTTTGTCAGACAAGGCATAAATTCGGGGTCCGCGAAAATCCCAAAAAGTGTGTGGAAAGACGGCATATTTTTGTGGGGAGCGGATTTGTCCCTGCTGGTGATTGTTTCAATCGATAAATTCTTGATCCCCAAGCTAATTACCTATCAAGCGCTAGGCGAATATTTCGCGATTTTTTCAATTACCCGCGCTTTCGATCTGGTTTTGAGGGCATTTGAAATGGTTTTGCTACCGCATCTGAAAAAATCAGGAACGGTACATTTAGGCTCGCTTCTGAGTTGGGTGTTAGGCTCAGCTTTGATACTTTCGGCATTCTATCTTTTGGCCGGTGACACTTTAGTTGAACTTGTGTTCAAGGGCAAGTACAGCAACAGCTCATCCTTGATTCCTTTCTTCTGTGTTTTAGGAACAATTCGTCTTTTGCATGTCATTCCCTATAGTGTAATTGGCGGACTACTAAAACAGCACAGGTTAAAACAAATGTTTCACATAAATATTCTGACAATCTTTCTGGCCATCCTGTTGAGTTTTTTTCTTATAAACAATTATGGATTAGTAGGAGCAGTCACCGCTG contains:
- a CDS encoding oligosaccharide flippase family protein; this translates as MLSRVRNVFVISALGVLGGILKNILLARELTKEELGIYSLLMTIVGFVYPLTLLGQHNAIVRFMADKDFSDYNWPKKNLQLLLVSFCLTVLAVGIFRMTYDLKFLAMTFLLLATLGTVGTDVYASIYRAQGKYEISMVIFRILNLLLPLAIFLLLILKMVTLSNILILFSILYALVPLVMVNFVRQGINSGSAKIPKSVWKDGIFLWGADLSLLVIVSIDKFLIPKLITYQALGEYFAIFSITRAFDLVLRAFEMVLLPHLKKSGTVHLGSLLSWVLGSALILSAFYLLAGDTLVELVFKGKYSNSSSLIPFFCVLGTIRLLHVIPYSVIGGLLKQHRLKQMFHINILTIFLAILLSFFLINNYGLVGAVTAGIAVWAFKTLAGFGIMFKDTWDSKENFRTEGTDNHE
- a CDS encoding SLBB domain-containing protein; the encoded protein is DVDGKTLSDVQTMVKEAAADKYLNSEITANLAILRQFRVHVTGQVMKPGSYGALAVDRVSNLIEIAEGITNWGSERAIEVRHLDGTVDMVDLYRYSKLGDLEANLTLKGGDVIYVPHINLSKATVRVEGPINDPGVYQLAENETVQSFLLRVDAYNRHADLTNAYLQRQTVSNGVSETIPIFPYLANQGNGHAELYLQDGDVIMVPKRNEEVYVIGAVRNAGPYAYYPNLTAIDYIGFAGASERAVKPSKVQLIRINSEKPLKAKGLIIEPGDTVYVPQRSEFGLREITSLIVTVTNVLLTMKALDLL